The DNA sequence GTCAAATATGTCAAATCGTACTTATACGATTTATGATTAAATTGGcctaaaattcaaaaaacatttttaataaaaataaaaatgctttaattctaaaagatgaaaatatacatataatgaaCTACATTTTGAGTGTTTCAAAACTTTCAAATGACAAGAAGCCTCAAAAGTGTCACATCTATGGtagttaaaaagttaattttgttgTCTTTGGCTACAATATACTTCGTTCCACGCAGGGTACGTTttcaattcttttttttcttgacttcaaATATATAGAAATCCGATTATAGCACATTGCCACGAAGCGTGATATCGACGTTAGAGTACGTATATCGGAATACAAAAGTTTTGTGACTGCAAGCAATAGAACGAGACGTCTGCAATATGTCTGActatttggaaatatttttagatttagCTTAGCGTAATACTTGTGGATCGAACAgatttaaaggtttattttagTATAATCAACACTATGaaaagtatttgacaaataataATCGGAGGTAAGCCCCGTTAGTGCGCGTTAACAATACAATGTATTCATTTCTTTCTTCCTCGTACATAATGCTGGACTTTTTATGTCTCAATGGCCTTTATCTCGgagttttgttttcttttgtccTCTGTTTGCACTTTAAACGAGTTTGTGTTATACGACAATGTGGATTTCGATTCTGGTAGTTTATATAGAGTTATTTTGTCCTACAGATCGATAAGGTGAGGAGTTTCGACGGAGATAGTGACGGTCACGGGCCGTATGAGAGTATTGTGTGTGGTGGCTAAATATGCGTGTGACGATCGTGCGCAGTGTGTCGGGCTGACGGCACGGACACTTATCGCGCTGTGCTGATTGAGTGCCGCGACCCGCCATGGAGCAGCTCGTGCAGTGTCCCGTGTGCACGCTCTTCCTTCACAATGGGATGACCTTGGAGTCCCATCTCGACACTCATCCCAAGGACCAAGTCATCAAAGCTTTGTGCACTTTGTCAGCTAACAATGTGGGCTTTGGAAGTAGGACTTCCACACCAATGCACTCAGAGCGCTCCTACAGAAGCAGGTCCAGAACACCCGCTGAGGACAGCCCTCGGTGGAGCAGCTCACACCGCAGCATAGACAATGAAAGATACTGGCGCAGGACCCCTAGCCGGTCTTCTAAAACACCTGTATCTAGTATAACCAGGAATGCAACACCATCTGATGTGAGAATAGgagatttaaattttgaaaacaacTCTAACAATGCTTCTGCCAACCATTACCCTGGGTTACCTTTTATGAAGGCTGATAAGCCCAGTCAGCCGTTTATCCAAAACCTACCTGTGCCAGAGTTTGATCAGCAGTACATTTATTACCCTGATCAGCAAGAAGATAAGGAAATAAAGTATTCCCGCAGCGCTGAGTACAGTGCCATAGACAACACAAATAATGTATTTACCTATAACATGCCACCTTTGGCCCCCGGGGTCAAGCTACAGACAGCCTTGTTGCCAGGGAGTTCTCGTAGAGGCAATGATTTAGTAAAGATACTACCCAAACCCAATAACATATTAGTTAAGACAAATATGGGAGGGGTGCAATACATAACCCCTGGTGTGAAGCCAGTGCACGTAATGGTACCAACAGCTCCTACTTTTGTACAGAAGAATGTTCAAAATAACATGATTGTGTCTGGGAGTATACCAACCACTCAGATCCTGGAGCCGAAAACTGTAGCCTCTCCATGCACCTCAAGCAACAGTCAATTCAATCAACTTACTTCAGGTACTTTCACCCCTGGCACCACTGTGGTGACACAAAATTCTCAGCTTATCTATCGTGAGATGGTGCACAATATTGATGGCAAACCCTTCATCACCAGCATGCCAGCTGTTCTGAGCAGTCATGACAATGTCACTAATGTTGCTGCCACCAGCTCTATATACCAGAATGTCATGGTTGTAGACCAGTTTGGAAATACATCATGTATGTACACAACCCCTCAACCGATTTTGTCTAAGCCATGCAGTACACCACTGTACAGTGATGTGTCAGTTAGCAACATTGAAAAATCTGTGCCCAACAGCATGGTAACTGACCCAAACAAAACTCTGATTATTGAAGTGGGTCCTATAGTGGCACCGACTCCCATTGACGCCTGCACCACTACTAGCACCTCACAAGCTTCTCAAACTGTCTCAGAGACATCAGTAACAACTGCACTGCCAGAGAAACTGTTGGAGAGAAATGAGAGCAGGAATGACACACCAGGACCTAGCAAGGGACTCAAGATCCTTAGCAATATAAAGGTTGAAGTCCCTGTGCAGCATCACAAAAATTTGCTCAACACTGTAGTAGATCTCACTGGGTCACAAGAACCTGAGTATGCAGACAGGTCTGCCTCTCCTGAAAGGATCCTTCCAGATTTTGAAGACAACAACCACAGCTTATCTAGGGATTGCATGCAGCCTTCCGCAACTAGTAATGATAGTATAGCATCAAATACATTTTCTGTGATAAAAAATGTTGGGAACCCTCCCTCCTACAAGGACTCTGTTTCCAAGTCTTGTGTAGTagataataaaattgaaaatgaatttaCAGACAGTTGCCCCATGCCTGACCTCATTTGCAAAGAGAAACCCTCTATTTCACCTTGTAGTGAGCTTTCCGAGAATGGGGACAATTCTACAGATAGGATTTCTATATCTCCTAAGCCAGAGATAGCGCCACCGCTTATTGAAACAACTGTAGAAAATGCAAAGCCTGCACCGCAAAAACCTCACAGGAGTATACCCTTAAGACTGAACAATATCTATGTCAAGAAGCATAAAAAGATTTTAGAGATTAAGAACTCTAAGAGTTATTCGGTGAGTCCTACTAAAGACTCGCAGGTCGAGAAGTCGTCGCCAGTCAGACCTCCTGAAAATTTTACTATGAATAAAATTCATAGTGTAGATGAGAATAAGGACAAGACAGCACAACTGCAGACTGTGGCTGTTGAGGTTTTCAATGATAGTGACACTCATCATGAATTTGATGCTGATACTGAAGAGCAATCAATGGATATTGAACCAGTGGCACATTCCAGCATCAGCCACTCTACCCACTATTCTGGGGTGAATATGGTCCAAGTTAAAGAAGAGATCAACACCAGTAATGAGGGTGGTTTTAGCAACGGCACTGGTACTTCAGACCGTGATTTGACGCCATTGGAGTCTATGCGGCCAATCAACGTCATTTCTTATGGGAATCTAGCAGCTGATGACTTTGATGACGAGTCGAACCACAAAGAACTGCTGGAGCTGGAAGCTGCTTCtaaaaataacaagtttgtgAGCATGATGAACGAAAACTACTTTGGAGACAACATCTATGCCGACTACTTTACCCCAGACCGCGTAGAATCCTTCGACGCGGCCAGAGAATCGGTGGCTTTTCCTAAAGAAAGTCAAAAAGACGGGCTGTACATTTGGGGGGAATCTTCCCAGAAAGATTCCGAGTTTGTGCTGCCTAACTTCATTCATGAGAGTTATAAGATAGCTGAGAGCAGTGGGGTGGAATATGTGGAAGTTGGTGAGAGGGCTGATGCTGAGGGGGATACGTGCGAGAGGGACAGCAAGGTGGACGTGCTGAGCGATGGAAGGAGTGAGAGCGAGGCGCCATTGAACATATGTGCCGATGAGCGGATGCCGCCACGCGGGGAACTCAGCGGACAGGAGAGCAATGGCGACATGGAATCGCCGTGGAGTGGGGTAAGATTTTCATCTAATATTCTTATTATCAAAATATTCCCACCCTTCACCCATcagttaactagcttttgcccgcgacttcgtctgccaaTTCCCATTTACTGCCCTATAAGAAATTCCCAAAATACCTACACTCATAATTTTGTATGgtacctatatacatatatttagttCTCAtttaagctagaaacacactgacgccggaggcggagcggtgcggcgcggagcggaggcagtgccggttgtaatattcaagctaacgtgaaagagggcacacagaatacgcTTTTTTCCCGCGCAGtgttctgtgtgccctctttcatgttagctcgaatattacaaccggtatcgcatccgcgccgcgccgcaccaccCCGCCACCGCTCCCTGTGTGTTTCAAGTTTTAGCGGTAGGTGTAGTATTACTTCGtctaataaaaccggccaagagcgtgtcggacacgcacgaaatagggttccgtagccattacgaaaaaattaagtaatatttttctaagaataaaatacaaaatatccataggactaaaactattaagtactaaattaaaacaactaaaactaaaactttactttttctaaggatttcgtattttgacgacaggatggccaagtggttagagaacctgactacgaagcttgaggtcccgggttcgattcccggctggggcagatatttgtgtgacaCACAAATgtatgttctcgggtcttggatgtttaatatgtatttaagtatgtatttatctatataagtatgtttatccgttgcctagtatccatagtacaagctttgcttagtttgggactaggtcaattggtgtcaagtgtcccatggtatttattttatttattttaatattccaagtttagatatattttataccttaggctgctatttactcttaaactactaataattctcaagaaaacttaaccgttataattttccttgtaagtttgatatacttactaccatcctgatttttttcaaattttctacccactggtttagattttagaggggggcggggggacgcccgattttaacgaaaatttgcactttaaagttgaatattttgcaaacagtttgtcttagcaaccccctaatggtttttaaagacctatccaacgataccccacactacaaggttagatgaaaaaaaaaaacaccctcactttacgtctatgggggaggtacagtcaccagcaccaatatctgacacaacaagcgtgcataaatatctgatacgactattttgctagggccggaaggacgtgtcagatatttttgcacgctcagttgtgttagatattaatgctggtgactgtactctaaaaatattttttattttttattgtgtcattttgtcggacagacagacagacagacatggcgaaactataagggttccgtttttgccatttttgctccggaaccctaataaaaagcAGCTTGTCTAAGTAccgtctaagtagcaagtggtctataaagtaagtaggtagtccTAACTCGTGTTTGTGTCagaaacttataaaaaaattaaaaacaataaaacatagGTTAGCGTTGCGTCAAGACGTGAAACGCCTCAGTCACCGCAAGCAATAGACGAATGGAGACGGAATAGACATTCGGGGAACTTtgcttgctacttagaccatttgatacttagaccagctgctttttagacgaaacaATACTAACCCGGTCCCGACTGTTTACTTTAAGTTACTAGGTCACTAGGTCATCtgcattttacattttttcaatttatctttTTCGTATATGCATTTGCAATCACTTCATTTAATCGTGAGCAAATCTGTTGTCTATCATTACGAGTTTTTACATCTTTCCAATGCCAAAGATATAATCATTCAGTGCTCACAATTACTAGTAGTCTTTTAAAGGCCATTACACACGCCATTTTTTCCGCGATACATTGTTGCAGTTGCAATATGCCGTGTGCTGGCTTATGCTCTCTTCAAACCGGTAGAAAATGACGTCATGGTTTCTTGGAGTCTGTTCCAGTTttcgttataattttctttttatacttgTACAGTCGATTAA is a window from the Choristoneura fumiferana chromosome 13, NRCan_CFum_1, whole genome shotgun sequence genome containing:
- the LOC141434223 gene encoding uncharacterized protein, whose amino-acid sequence is MEQLVQCPVCTLFLHNGMTLESHLDTHPKDQVIKALCTLSANNVGFGSRTSTPMHSERSYRSRSRTPAEDSPRWSSSHRSIDNERYWRRTPSRSSKTPVSSITRNATPSDVRIGDLNFENNSNNASANHYPGLPFMKADKPSQPFIQNLPVPEFDQQYIYYPDQQEDKEIKYSRSAEYSAIDNTNNVFTYNMPPLAPGVKLQTALLPGSSRRGNDLVKILPKPNNILVKTNMGGVQYITPGVKPVHVMVPTAPTFVQKNVQNNMIVSGSIPTTQILEPKTVASPCTSSNSQFNQLTSGTFTPGTTVVTQNSQLIYREMVHNIDGKPFITSMPAVLSSHDNVTNVAATSSIYQNVMVVDQFGNTSCMYTTPQPILSKPCSTPLYSDVSVSNIEKSVPNSMVTDPNKTLIIEVGPIVAPTPIDACTTTSTSQASQTVSETSVTTALPEKLLERNESRNDTPGPSKGLKILSNIKVEVPVQHHKNLLNTVVDLTGSQEPEYADRSASPERILPDFEDNNHSLSRDCMQPSATSNDSIASNTFSVIKNVGNPPSYKDSVSKSCVVDNKIENEFTDSCPMPDLICKEKPSISPCSELSENGDNSTDRISISPKPEIAPPLIETTVENAKPAPQKPHRSIPLRLNNIYVKKHKKILEIKNSKSYSVSPTKDSQVEKSSPVRPPENFTMNKIHSVDENKDKTAQLQTVAVEVFNDSDTHHEFDADTEEQSMDIEPVAHSSISHSTHYSGVNMVQVKEEINTSNEGGFSNGTGTSDRDLTPLESMRPINVISYGNLAADDFDDESNHKELLELEAASKNNKFVSMMNENYFGDNIYADYFTPDRVESFDAARESVAFPKESQKDGLYIWGESSQKDSEFVLPNFIHESYKIAESSGVEYVEVGERADAEGDTCERDSKVDVLSDGRSESEAPLNICADERMPPRGELSGQESNGDMESPWSGMYTEVTPAEPYDLIARESWVSDGSEIDTSEKRDNLEEDLPKPRLYTCSVCRAKFTSLKEMRSHKALAHAAPTCSGASYSRLVTARSIKKEEKTDVIMPGAILLPDSKESIASTMLQVYDAIESKPAIETLIKQEPKRKRKDFVCPTCKVDQGTETAFHAHLKLHPLECLTCGKCFFRRANLALHLKTHSGIKNFKCEVCEKRFMTRQKLMEHHNTHTGRAPFKCTICDDSFRRYSNMVQHRDRHHFHKKAKVRDFVCQCGAVFHSRAKLHWHRETHDDKPKACPYCSDKFVHAASLTRHVRRTHNEYYLNERSRHNKQNVPCPVCKQVYLRTNLRAHLHTHSGKRPYLCIICNKAFTTKWNLKLHRWTHMSRSAKPYKCNLCKGAFIRQTEYISHMNAHKSVRPYTCNYCGCQFVRKYNCQRHVREHEMAKKYVCKVPECGKSFHRSYYLSEHMKVHSGARPFSCNICGKMSSNKSNHNKHVKIHHAREPVASEW